A single Paraburkholderia sp. FT54 DNA region contains:
- a CDS encoding MarR family transcriptional regulator codes for MNHYTPENFSLTLSVGFSINKARNLLVTEMDTALKDLDITSQQMGILLSMRRGAATTPFELSRLLGIDTGLMTRMLDKLEAKGLLERSRSIEDRRVVNLKLTKEGEAVAAQLPAIVPVVLNRRLKKFTKAEFEELRRLLNKFLAP; via the coding sequence ATGAATCACTACACGCCGGAAAATTTCAGCCTGACGCTGAGCGTTGGTTTCTCGATCAACAAAGCACGTAACTTGCTGGTCACCGAAATGGACACCGCGCTGAAGGATCTGGACATCACCAGCCAGCAGATGGGCATTCTGCTGTCCATGCGCCGGGGCGCCGCCACCACGCCGTTCGAACTGTCGCGGCTGCTCGGCATCGACACCGGCCTGATGACGCGCATGCTCGACAAGCTGGAAGCCAAGGGTTTGCTGGAACGCTCGCGCAGCATCGAAGACCGCCGCGTCGTCAACCTGAAACTGACGAAAGAGGGCGAAGCGGTCGCCGCGCAGCTTCCCGCGATTGTCCCAGTGGTGCTGAACCGGCGTCTGAAGAAGTTTACGAAAGCCGAATTTGAAGAGTTGCGCCGTCTGCTGAACAAGTTTCTCGCCCCGTAG
- a CDS encoding efflux transporter outer membrane subunit, protein MKSQLNPRLARSRIAKAGVTVIFAAVLSACANYAGISSDKQMAQPQSYATRQSIAQDNGHWPSADWADQFGDAQLKALLAEALTGNPSVEQARARVAAAAAYSDTAKANTMPQVGATYSFTRQQYSATTLVPPPYGGSWQSENKGLLSASYDLDLWGKNREALKASLSQLQATQADEEVVKLSLTSATARAYNQLARLYALRDIAQEEIAQREQIDRITAGRIATGLDTQVERKTAQANLATSRATLASIDGSIVTTRYQLAALLGAGPDRGLAIARPTLGVGDEVRLPDNLPADLVSRRPDLVAAKWRVDAFTHDVKEAKAEFYPDINLSAAIGLDAFGFGRFLTAASRTASVGPAIHLPIFDGGQLRAQLKGRYADFDYAVATYNQTLVTALSEVATQLAQIRSTDEQLSDAQAAQEAARSADQLALTQYKAGLANQLTVLNADTTALVADQQVANLKMNRRDQQIALAAALGGGYVDNADSVARGSAAVQSTSVNPVVAAR, encoded by the coding sequence ATGAAATCACAGTTAAATCCACGGCTCGCCAGGTCGCGGATCGCAAAGGCTGGCGTGACGGTGATCTTCGCGGCGGTGCTGTCGGCTTGCGCGAATTACGCCGGCATCTCGAGCGACAAGCAGATGGCGCAGCCGCAGTCCTACGCGACTCGACAAAGCATTGCGCAGGACAACGGTCATTGGCCGTCCGCCGATTGGGCCGACCAGTTCGGCGACGCGCAACTGAAAGCCTTGCTTGCCGAAGCGCTGACAGGCAATCCGTCGGTCGAGCAGGCCCGCGCCCGCGTCGCGGCGGCCGCCGCGTACAGCGATACGGCGAAGGCGAACACCATGCCGCAAGTCGGCGCGACCTATTCGTTCACGCGTCAACAGTATTCAGCTACGACGCTCGTGCCGCCGCCGTATGGCGGTTCGTGGCAATCGGAGAACAAGGGCTTGTTGTCCGCTTCCTACGATCTCGATCTGTGGGGCAAGAATCGCGAAGCGCTGAAAGCCTCGCTGTCGCAATTGCAGGCGACCCAGGCGGACGAGGAAGTCGTCAAGCTGTCTCTCACGTCGGCCACCGCGCGCGCTTATAACCAGCTTGCGCGGCTCTATGCGTTGCGTGACATCGCGCAGGAGGAAATCGCGCAGCGCGAACAGATCGACCGCATTACCGCCGGCCGCATTGCAACGGGTCTCGACACGCAAGTGGAACGCAAGACGGCCCAGGCGAATCTCGCCACCAGCCGCGCGACGCTCGCTTCGATCGACGGCAGTATCGTGACGACGCGCTATCAACTGGCCGCCTTGCTTGGCGCCGGGCCGGACCGCGGCCTCGCTATCGCACGGCCGACGCTCGGCGTGGGCGACGAAGTGCGGCTGCCCGACAACCTGCCGGCCGATCTGGTGAGCCGCCGCCCGGACCTGGTCGCGGCGAAATGGCGGGTCGACGCGTTCACGCACGACGTCAAAGAGGCCAAGGCCGAGTTCTATCCCGACATCAATCTGAGCGCCGCGATCGGTCTCGATGCGTTCGGGTTCGGCCGCTTCCTGACGGCAGCGAGCCGCACGGCGTCGGTCGGACCGGCGATCCATCTGCCGATTTTCGACGGCGGTCAATTGCGCGCGCAATTGAAAGGACGCTACGCCGATTTCGACTACGCGGTCGCCACGTATAACCAGACGCTCGTCACCGCCTTGTCCGAAGTCGCGACGCAACTCGCGCAAATCCGTTCGACAGACGAGCAGCTCAGCGACGCGCAAGCCGCTCAGGAAGCCGCCCGCAGCGCCGATCAGTTGGCGCTCACGCAATACAAGGCCGGCCTTGCGAATCAGTTGACGGTGCTGAACGCCGACACCACCGCGCTCGTCGCCGACCAGCAGGTCGCGAATCTGAAGATGAACCGGCGCGATCAGCAGATCGCGTTGGCCGCGGCGCTCGGCGGCGGTTATGTCGATAACGCCGATTCCGTCGCTCGCGGCAGTGCGGCCGTTCAATCCACATCCGTCAATCCAGTCGTCGCCGCGCGCTGA